From Humisphaera borealis, the proteins below share one genomic window:
- a CDS encoding PSD1 and planctomycete cytochrome C domain-containing protein, whose amino-acid sequence MHRSLIGFVALTCVGLSGGRVFAADIAHDGPLPERVQFNRDIRPILSENCFACHGFDQKKRKADLRLDTRAGLTHKIDAGVPVVAGKPAESLVYQRVMTADAEEIMPPPASKKTLTERQKSLLKKWIEQGAAWEDHWSFVPVARPAVPQAGDGNWVRNPIDAFVLERLKKEGLAPSPEADKTTLIRRLTLDLTGLPPTTKDVDDFLADNAPDAYEKVVDRLLSSVRYGERMAMDWLDAARYADTHGYHIDAGRDMTRWREWVINAFHTNKPYDQFTVEQLAGDLLPNATLEQKVASGFNRNHMVNFEGGAIAEEYRTAYVLDRVNTTGTVFLGLSVACTQCHDHKYDPITQKEYYQLYAFFNTIDERGLDGSKGNAAPMVSAPTAEQQKALEALSARVAAAERKLAGPLADADAAQAEWEASLPAESKTKLTWTAADAVDMKSAGRATLTQQADKSILATDRNPAKETYTVTLAIPAGLKKVTGVRLEALPDKSLAAGGPGRSPNGNMVMTDFTVGVSRGEKASPAPVKIAKAVASFAQDTFPIDNAIDANPTSGWAIYPEVGKAHEAVFELAEPVGSALADAANAPRPQLVIKLAFNTTFGQHQLGKFRLSLTDAPSPTKAGNTPANVAAILASPSEKRSEPQRNALRDYFRQSVWAGGKAVVAEIAEAKKARDELVASVPTSMVMQEMANPRDTFILMRGEYDKPGEKVTPGLPAFLPPLPKDQPMNRLGFARWLIDRQHPLTSRVTVNRYWQMVFGVGLVKTSEDFGSQGELPSHPELLDWLAAEFIETGWDVRRLMRTYVTSSTYRQRSAVTPELHGRDPENRLLARGSRYRLQAEVIRDQALAASGLLNGKVGGQSVSPYQPAGLWEELMSRGDGAKWSAQVYVQSKGEDLYRRTMYTFWKRTSPPPTLSTFDAPDRETCTVRRGRTNTPLQALILMNDPTYVEASRKLAERLMSEPPATASDADRITFAFRQVLGRSPKDAEAAVLKSVIDKQRAKFAADLPAAAKLLSVGESGRNEKLNPADLAAWATMCSVILNLDEAVTRG is encoded by the coding sequence CCGACCTTCGCCTGGATACGCGGGCCGGACTGACGCACAAGATCGACGCCGGGGTTCCGGTCGTCGCCGGCAAGCCGGCCGAAAGCCTGGTCTATCAGCGGGTGATGACGGCCGACGCCGAAGAGATCATGCCGCCGCCGGCTTCGAAGAAGACCCTGACCGAACGGCAGAAATCGCTGCTGAAGAAATGGATCGAGCAGGGCGCCGCTTGGGAGGACCACTGGTCGTTTGTGCCGGTGGCCCGGCCGGCTGTTCCTCAGGCCGGCGACGGCAACTGGGTGCGCAACCCGATCGACGCGTTCGTGCTGGAACGGCTCAAGAAGGAAGGGCTGGCACCGTCGCCCGAGGCTGACAAGACGACCCTCATCCGCCGATTGACGCTCGACCTGACCGGGCTGCCGCCGACAACCAAAGACGTCGACGACTTCCTGGCCGACAACGCGCCCGATGCCTATGAAAAGGTGGTCGATCGACTGTTGTCGAGCGTTCGGTATGGCGAGCGGATGGCGATGGACTGGCTCGACGCCGCCCGTTACGCCGACACGCACGGCTATCACATTGATGCCGGCCGCGACATGACCCGCTGGCGTGAATGGGTGATCAACGCCTTCCACACGAACAAGCCGTACGACCAGTTCACGGTCGAACAGCTCGCCGGCGACCTGCTGCCGAACGCGACGCTGGAGCAGAAGGTCGCCTCGGGCTTCAACCGCAACCACATGGTGAACTTCGAAGGCGGCGCGATCGCCGAGGAGTACCGCACGGCTTACGTGCTCGATCGCGTCAACACGACCGGCACGGTGTTCCTCGGTTTGAGCGTGGCCTGCACGCAGTGCCACGACCACAAGTACGACCCGATCACGCAGAAGGAGTACTACCAGCTCTACGCGTTCTTCAACACGATCGACGAACGTGGCTTGGACGGCAGCAAGGGGAACGCGGCACCCATGGTCTCGGCCCCGACCGCAGAGCAGCAGAAAGCGCTTGAGGCGCTCTCGGCCCGAGTCGCCGCCGCCGAGCGAAAGCTCGCCGGCCCGCTCGCCGACGCCGACGCGGCGCAGGCCGAATGGGAGGCGTCGCTGCCAGCGGAATCGAAGACAAAACTCACCTGGACGGCGGCCGACGCGGTCGACATGAAGTCCGCCGGCCGCGCGACGCTCACGCAGCAGGCGGACAAGTCGATCCTCGCGACCGACCGCAACCCGGCAAAGGAAACGTACACCGTCACGCTGGCGATCCCCGCCGGCCTGAAGAAGGTGACCGGCGTTCGGCTGGAGGCGCTGCCCGATAAGTCGCTCGCCGCCGGCGGGCCGGGCCGCAGCCCCAACGGCAACATGGTGATGACCGACTTTACGGTCGGCGTGTCGCGTGGCGAGAAGGCTTCGCCCGCGCCCGTGAAGATCGCCAAGGCCGTCGCGAGCTTTGCCCAGGACACCTTTCCGATCGACAATGCGATCGACGCCAACCCGACCTCAGGCTGGGCGATCTACCCCGAAGTCGGCAAGGCACACGAAGCCGTCTTCGAACTGGCCGAGCCCGTAGGGTCCGCCTTGGCGGACGCGGCCAACGCCCCCCGCCCGCAACTCGTCATCAAGCTGGCGTTCAATACCACCTTCGGTCAGCACCAGCTCGGCAAGTTCAGGCTGTCGCTTACGGATGCCCCGTCGCCGACGAAGGCCGGCAACACGCCGGCAAATGTCGCCGCCATCCTGGCATCGCCGTCGGAAAAGCGGTCCGAGCCGCAGCGCAACGCCCTGCGAGATTACTTCCGCCAGAGCGTCTGGGCCGGCGGCAAGGCGGTCGTCGCCGAGATCGCCGAGGCCAAAAAGGCCCGCGACGAACTTGTGGCGAGCGTTCCCACGTCGATGGTCATGCAGGAGATGGCAAACCCGCGCGACACGTTCATCCTGATGCGCGGCGAGTACGACAAGCCCGGCGAAAAAGTCACGCCTGGCCTGCCGGCATTCCTGCCGCCGTTACCGAAGGATCAGCCGATGAACCGCCTCGGCTTTGCCCGCTGGCTGATCGACCGGCAACATCCGCTGACATCGCGCGTGACGGTCAACCGTTACTGGCAGATGGTGTTCGGCGTCGGGCTGGTCAAGACGTCGGAGGACTTTGGCTCACAAGGCGAGTTGCCTTCGCACCCCGAACTGCTCGACTGGCTCGCGGCCGAGTTCATAGAGACCGGTTGGGATGTCCGCCGGCTGATGCGCACCTACGTCACCAGCAGCACGTACCGGCAGCGGTCGGCGGTCACGCCGGAGTTGCACGGCCGCGATCCTGAGAACCGTCTGCTCGCCCGGGGCTCTCGATACCGGTTGCAGGCCGAGGTCATTCGGGACCAGGCGCTTGCCGCGAGCGGATTGCTCAACGGCAAGGTCGGCGGGCAGAGCGTGTCGCCGTACCAGCCGGCCGGCTTGTGGGAAGAGCTCATGAGCCGCGGCGACGGGGCGAAGTGGAGCGCGCAGGTCTATGTGCAGAGCAAGGGCGAAGACCTGTATCGCCGAACGATGTACACGTTCTGGAAGCGCACCAGTCCGCCGCCCACGCTGTCGACGTTTGATGCCCCGGACCGCGAAACCTGCACGGTGCGGCGAGGCCGGACGAACACGCCGTTGCAGGCGCTGATCCTGATGAACGACCCGACATACGTCGAGGCGTCGCGCAAGCTAGCCGAGCGGCTGATGTCCGAGCCGCCGGCAACGGCGAGCGACGCCGACCGCATCACCTTCGCGTTCCGCCAGGTTCTGGGCCGGTCGCCGAAGGACGCGGAGGCCGCCGTGCTGAAGTCAGTCATCGACAAGCAGCGTGCGAAGTTCGCGGCAGATCTGCCCGCGGCGGCGAAGCTGCTGAGCGTCGGCGAATCGGGCCGAAACGAGAAGCTCAACCCGGCCGATCTGGCGGCCTGGGCGACGATGTGCAGCGTGATATTGAACTTGGATGAGGCGGTGACGCGGGGATAG